The following are encoded in a window of Mycobacterium decipiens genomic DNA:
- a CDS encoding CaiB/BaiF CoA transferase family protein codes for MKPLEGIRVLEVAMYGFVPSAGAVLGEWGADVIKVEHAVTGDPQRGLRQTGMLRVEGDPNPNIEHANRGKRSIGLDMSVPDGREVLYELVRRSDVFLTSFLPDARQKFGIDIDDIKAVNPSIIYARGSALGPRGAESGKGGYDMTAFWCRAGTAATITPMGYAGTINPPGPAYGDTISGTNLAGGIAAALLKRERTGEPSVVDVSLLGSGLWSLGHTVALTKHLGQLMQAPPPGIHGSPVNPLVGVYPTADGRYISLVMMQPTKYWADVCRHIDRPELANDPRFDTPEKISANTADAVEILTKVIATRTLAEWSERFATLAGPWAPVQDTLQAADDAQIRANEYLVRAGELELVSNPVQFDVTAPQTGPAPGFAEQTDEILAELGLDWDRIIELKTAGAVT; via the coding sequence ATGAAACCACTGGAAGGCATTCGCGTTCTGGAAGTCGCCATGTACGGGTTCGTCCCGTCGGCGGGCGCCGTGCTGGGTGAATGGGGCGCCGATGTGATCAAGGTTGAGCACGCGGTGACCGGCGATCCGCAGCGCGGCCTGCGGCAGACCGGCATGCTGCGGGTGGAGGGCGACCCCAACCCCAACATCGAGCACGCCAACCGCGGCAAGCGCAGCATCGGACTGGATATGTCGGTACCCGACGGAAGGGAAGTGCTCTACGAGCTGGTCCGCCGCTCCGACGTGTTTCTGACCAGCTTCCTGCCCGACGCGCGCCAGAAGTTCGGCATCGACATCGACGACATCAAAGCGGTCAACCCGTCGATCATCTACGCGCGCGGCAGTGCGCTCGGTCCCCGCGGCGCAGAGTCCGGCAAAGGTGGCTACGACATGACGGCCTTCTGGTGTCGTGCCGGAACCGCCGCCACCATCACTCCGATGGGCTATGCCGGGACGATCAATCCGCCTGGACCGGCCTACGGCGACACCATCTCCGGCACCAACCTCGCCGGCGGCATCGCGGCGGCGTTGCTCAAACGCGAGCGCACCGGCGAACCGTCCGTCGTCGACGTGTCGTTGCTGGGCAGCGGCCTGTGGTCGCTGGGTCACACGGTGGCGTTGACCAAGCACCTTGGTCAGCTCATGCAAGCGCCGCCGCCCGGCATACACGGCTCACCCGTGAACCCTCTCGTGGGGGTGTACCCGACGGCCGACGGCCGCTACATCTCCCTGGTGATGATGCAGCCGACCAAGTACTGGGCCGATGTGTGCCGGCACATCGACCGGCCCGAGCTGGCCAACGATCCACGCTTTGACACCCCCGAAAAAATCTCCGCCAATACCGCCGATGCTGTGGAGATCTTGACCAAAGTCATCGCAACACGCACGCTTGCCGAGTGGAGCGAACGCTTTGCGACGCTCGCGGGACCTTGGGCGCCGGTGCAGGATACCCTGCAAGCGGCCGACGACGCGCAGATCCGGGCAAACGAGTATTTGGTGCGCGCAGGAGAACTCGAACTGGTCTCCAACCCGGTGCAATTCGACGTCACGGCGCCGCAGACCGGGCCGGCGCCGGGATTCGCCGAGCAGACCGACGAGATCCTGGCCGAACTCGGACTCGACTGGGACCGCATCATCGAACTCAAGACGGCTGGCGCGGTCACTTAG
- a CDS encoding aldehyde dehydrogenase family protein, whose amino-acid sequence MPAQDTAEASRRARPARAGDGAASHTDRRLLIDGRLIATDTTFRSINPATGVVLGHAPDAGVTEAEVAIAAARRAFDTTTWPTDVELRIRCLDQLHRALADHAEELRDLTIAEVGATRALTHGPQLDEPIGIVRFYADLLRTYRFTEDLGEKESRGMQHHRWVEREAAGVVGAIIAYNYPNQLALAKLSPALAAGCTVVLKGAPDTPLITLALGELIAKHTDIPDGVVNVLSSSRPAVGEALTASPDVDVITFTGSTAVGRRIMAAASGTVKRVFLELGGKSAVIMLDDADFAAASMFAAFSMVTHAGQGCALTSRLLVPRSRHDEIVELIAANFAKVRHGDPADPRTFMGPLINERQRDKVDGMVARAVAAGATLVTGGKRLDPGYFYAPTLLTGVDPDSEIAQEEVFGPVLVVIGFDDDDDAVRIANNSIYGLAGAVFSRDQDRALAVARRIRAGSFSINGGNYFGADSPFGGFKQSGVGREMGVAGMEEFLERKTFAVPVSRMPA is encoded by the coding sequence ATGCCAGCACAGGACACCGCGGAAGCCAGCAGGCGGGCTCGACCAGCTCGCGCGGGCGACGGGGCCGCGTCACACACCGACCGCCGGTTGTTGATCGACGGCAGGCTCATCGCGACCGACACGACGTTCCGGTCGATCAATCCCGCCACCGGTGTGGTCCTGGGCCACGCTCCGGATGCCGGTGTGACCGAGGCCGAGGTAGCGATCGCGGCGGCGCGGCGTGCGTTCGACACAACCACCTGGCCGACCGATGTCGAATTGCGGATCCGCTGTCTCGATCAGCTGCATCGGGCGCTGGCCGACCACGCCGAGGAGTTGCGCGACCTGACGATCGCCGAGGTGGGCGCCACCCGCGCGCTGACCCACGGCCCCCAACTCGATGAGCCGATCGGCATCGTGCGGTTCTATGCCGACCTGCTTCGTACCTATCGGTTCACCGAGGACCTCGGCGAAAAGGAATCGCGGGGCATGCAACATCACCGCTGGGTGGAGCGGGAGGCCGCGGGGGTGGTGGGGGCCATCATCGCCTACAACTACCCGAACCAGCTCGCGCTGGCCAAGCTGTCCCCGGCGCTGGCCGCCGGGTGCACCGTGGTGCTGAAAGGCGCACCGGACACGCCGTTGATCACGCTGGCGCTGGGCGAGTTGATCGCCAAGCACACCGACATCCCCGATGGCGTGGTGAACGTGCTGAGTTCGTCGCGTCCCGCCGTCGGAGAAGCGCTGACCGCCAGCCCCGATGTCGACGTGATCACCTTTACCGGCTCAACCGCGGTCGGTCGGCGGATCATGGCCGCGGCCAGCGGGACCGTCAAGCGCGTCTTCCTGGAATTGGGCGGCAAATCGGCAGTGATCATGCTCGATGACGCCGATTTCGCCGCCGCGAGCATGTTCGCGGCGTTCAGTATGGTGACCCACGCCGGCCAAGGGTGCGCACTCACCTCTCGGTTGCTGGTGCCCCGCTCGCGCCACGACGAAATCGTCGAGCTCATCGCGGCGAACTTCGCCAAGGTGCGGCACGGCGACCCGGCCGATCCGAGAACGTTCATGGGGCCACTGATCAACGAGCGGCAGCGAGACAAGGTTGACGGCATGGTCGCGCGGGCTGTCGCGGCCGGCGCGACCTTGGTCACCGGCGGCAAGCGACTCGATCCCGGCTATTTTTACGCGCCCACCCTGCTCACGGGTGTCGATCCGGACAGCGAGATCGCCCAGGAGGAGGTCTTTGGGCCGGTCCTCGTGGTTATCGGATTCGATGACGACGACGACGCGGTGCGGATCGCCAACAACTCCATTTATGGACTGGCCGGGGCCGTCTTCAGTCGCGATCAGGACCGGGCGCTCGCGGTGGCCCGCCGGATCCGCGCCGGATCGTTTTCGATCAATGGCGGTAACTACTTCGGCGCTGATAGCCCGTTCGGGGGCTTCAAGCAGTCGGGTGTTGGCCGCGAAATGGGGGTTGCCGGCATGGAGGAGTTCTTGGAGCGCAAGACCTTTGCTGTCCCGGTTTCGAGGATGCCCGCATGA
- a CDS encoding SDR family NAD(P)-dependent oxidoreductase: MKTAVVTGGGSGIGLTVARRLRADGLDVAIIDLKPSDPELAYTADVADRSQVDVALSAIRDRLGPITILVNAAGLDGFKRFSNITFEDWSRVIDVNLNGVFHTIQAVLPDMTEAGWGRIVNISSSSTHSGTPYMAHYVAAKSAVNGLTKALALEYGPSGITVNAVAPGFIDTPMLRNAEAHGFLGDIEQNIATTPVRRMGRPEDIAAACAFLVSKEAGYITGQLLGVNGGRNT, translated from the coding sequence ATGAAGACCGCGGTCGTCACCGGTGGCGGATCCGGCATCGGGCTGACGGTCGCGCGTCGCCTGCGGGCCGACGGCCTGGACGTCGCCATCATCGATCTCAAACCGTCCGACCCGGAACTGGCGTATACCGCCGACGTAGCGGACCGTTCGCAGGTCGACGTCGCGCTGTCGGCGATCCGCGACCGGTTGGGGCCCATCACGATCCTGGTCAACGCCGCCGGCCTGGACGGGTTCAAGCGCTTTAGCAACATCACCTTCGAGGACTGGTCGCGGGTGATCGACGTCAACCTCAACGGGGTATTCCACACGATTCAGGCCGTGCTGCCCGACATGACTGAGGCCGGCTGGGGACGGATCGTCAACATCTCGTCGTCAAGCACCCATTCCGGCACTCCCTATATGGCGCACTACGTGGCGGCCAAATCCGCGGTCAACGGGCTCACCAAGGCGCTAGCGCTCGAATACGGGCCCAGTGGCATCACCGTCAACGCCGTGGCGCCGGGATTCATCGACACCCCGATGCTGCGCAACGCCGAGGCACACGGCTTTCTCGGTGACATCGAGCAGAACATTGCCACGACCCCGGTGCGCCGGATGGGCAGACCCGAAGACATCGCCGCCGCGTGTGCCTTTCTGGTGTCAAAAGAGGCTGGCTACATCACCGGTCAGCTATTGGGCGTCAACGGCGGTCGAAATACCTGA
- a CDS encoding ferredoxin, which yields MRVWVDPQRCQGHTLCAMIAPDSFQLSDLDGSSSAISEVVPGEQQDQVAEAVRSCPEQAIVITDDAVPEAPRETVR from the coding sequence GTGAGGGTTTGGGTCGATCCACAACGCTGCCAAGGCCACACGCTGTGCGCGATGATCGCTCCGGATTCTTTCCAGCTCAGCGACCTCGACGGTAGCTCGTCGGCGATCAGCGAAGTGGTTCCGGGCGAGCAACAGGACCAGGTCGCCGAAGCCGTGCGCTCCTGCCCGGAGCAGGCCATCGTCATCACCGACGACGCCGTGCCTGAAGCACCACGGGAGACAGTGCGTTGA
- a CDS encoding cytochrome P450: MQFKSITEEMHAKCPMAWSDTYGGHWVAAGSHEVFELARCPAVSNDHDINGERRGYKGIAIPSASRVNGVRGGILEMDDPEHRTYRNVLNPYLSPAAVKRWEPFIDDVTRACIDEKIEHGRIDFVDDLANIVPAVLTLAIMGIPLKKWKLYSEPVHAAVYTPEHSPDIQRVTEMHRQMGLDLVNNMIEIRNNPRPGVVNALVEMRIDGEPAPDLEILGNLGLVIGGGFDTTTALTAHALEWLSENPDQRERLRRNRETLLDPATEEFLRYFTPAPGDGRTFSADVELDGVRPKEGERLWISWAMANRDPSVFPDPDTIILDRKGNRHFSFGIGIHRCIGSNVARTVFKSMLTAVLDRMADYRCDPDGAVHYETIGVIQGMRKLPATFRPGRRLGPGLDDTLGQLQHICDEQGLARPVTERKEAAVIPRADAESH; encoded by the coding sequence ATGCAGTTCAAGAGCATCACCGAAGAGATGCACGCCAAGTGCCCGATGGCGTGGAGCGACACCTACGGCGGGCACTGGGTCGCCGCGGGTAGCCACGAGGTGTTCGAACTCGCCCGTTGCCCTGCGGTCTCCAACGACCACGACATCAACGGCGAACGCCGCGGCTACAAGGGCATCGCGATCCCGTCGGCCAGCCGGGTCAACGGCGTACGGGGCGGCATCCTGGAAATGGACGACCCCGAGCACCGCACCTACCGCAACGTCCTCAACCCGTATCTGTCACCGGCCGCGGTCAAGCGCTGGGAGCCGTTCATCGATGACGTGACACGCGCCTGCATCGACGAGAAGATCGAGCATGGCCGCATCGACTTCGTCGACGATCTGGCCAACATCGTGCCCGCCGTCCTGACCCTGGCGATCATGGGGATCCCGCTGAAGAAGTGGAAGCTGTACAGCGAGCCAGTCCATGCCGCGGTGTACACCCCCGAGCACTCCCCGGATATCCAGCGGGTCACCGAGATGCACCGGCAGATGGGCCTCGACCTGGTCAACAACATGATCGAGATTCGCAACAATCCCCGACCCGGTGTGGTGAACGCCCTCGTCGAGATGCGGATCGACGGCGAGCCCGCCCCCGATCTGGAGATCCTCGGGAATCTCGGGTTGGTCATCGGCGGCGGCTTCGACACCACGACGGCACTGACTGCCCATGCGCTGGAATGGCTTTCGGAGAACCCGGACCAGCGAGAGCGACTGCGGCGAAATCGCGAGACCCTCCTCGATCCGGCAACCGAAGAGTTTCTACGCTACTTTACGCCGGCGCCCGGTGACGGCAGGACATTCTCGGCCGACGTCGAACTCGATGGCGTGCGACCCAAAGAGGGTGAGCGGCTGTGGATTTCGTGGGCAATGGCCAATCGTGACCCCTCGGTATTCCCCGACCCGGACACCATCATCCTGGATCGTAAGGGAAACCGGCACTTCAGCTTTGGAATCGGAATTCACCGATGCATCGGATCGAACGTGGCTCGTACCGTGTTCAAATCGATGCTTACCGCGGTCCTCGACCGGATGGCCGACTACCGTTGCGACCCCGATGGCGCCGTTCACTATGAGACCATCGGCGTCATCCAGGGCATGCGAAAGCTGCCGGCGACCTTCAGACCCGGGCGCCGACTGGGACCCGGTCTCGACGACACCCTCGGCCAGTTGCAGCACATCTGCGATGAGCAGGGACTCGCCAGGCCCGTCACCGAACGCAAAGAGGCTGCGGTGATCCCGCGAGCAGACGCAGAATCGCACTAA
- a CDS encoding acyl-CoA dehydrogenase family protein: MQLTFDSDVEDFRAEFAAFLDENLPDASETYERPRSVSHMPQWARRWQRLLFDHGWLLPGQPPEFGGRNATIVQQFVHLEELCRRRIYHSFNPQGVNIVAASLLSFGSDEQKHRWAVPILRAQITASLGMSEPSAGSDLASLRTRAVLDGDHFVVNGQKVWTSGAHDADVLLTFVRTDPDAPKHKGISALLIPTDTPGVLRRPFPSICSVDDLDFNEVFFSDVRVPVENLVGPINQGWRVANGSLGHERTMMWLGFADRLDNLIADFHPATPLDRDWYATAVMDKLALRLLGSVALAGAARGEDDVAALSVLKLLGSEAELRACERALSAAGADGLVQPALTGPYEPMNLDHYFASWFERYARSFSGTIAGGTSEIQRNIIAQRVLGLPRG; the protein is encoded by the coding sequence GTGCAGCTGACTTTTGATTCCGACGTCGAGGACTTCCGGGCGGAGTTTGCGGCGTTTCTCGACGAGAATCTGCCCGACGCGAGCGAAACGTACGAGCGTCCCCGCTCGGTCTCTCATATGCCGCAATGGGCGCGTCGCTGGCAGAGGCTGCTGTTCGACCACGGGTGGTTGCTGCCCGGCCAGCCACCGGAATTCGGCGGGCGCAACGCGACGATCGTCCAGCAGTTCGTTCACCTCGAAGAACTGTGTCGCCGACGGATCTATCACAGTTTCAACCCGCAGGGAGTGAATATCGTTGCGGCGTCGCTGCTGTCGTTCGGTAGCGACGAACAGAAACACCGCTGGGCGGTGCCGATACTCAGGGCGCAGATCACCGCTTCACTGGGTATGAGCGAGCCGAGTGCGGGCTCTGATCTGGCTTCGCTACGTACCCGAGCCGTGCTGGACGGCGATCACTTCGTCGTCAATGGACAGAAGGTGTGGACCTCGGGAGCACACGATGCCGATGTGCTACTGACCTTTGTGCGCACCGATCCCGATGCACCAAAGCACAAGGGCATCAGTGCATTACTGATCCCGACCGATACCCCGGGTGTGCTACGGCGGCCCTTTCCGTCCATCTGCTCGGTCGATGACCTGGATTTCAACGAGGTGTTCTTCTCAGATGTGCGGGTCCCGGTGGAGAACCTCGTCGGGCCGATCAACCAGGGCTGGCGGGTGGCCAACGGCTCCCTCGGCCATGAGCGCACGATGATGTGGCTCGGCTTTGCGGATCGGCTGGACAACCTGATCGCCGATTTCCATCCCGCCACACCGCTCGACCGCGACTGGTATGCCACCGCGGTCATGGACAAACTGGCCTTGCGCCTCTTGGGTTCGGTAGCCCTGGCTGGTGCCGCTCGTGGTGAAGACGATGTGGCCGCGCTGTCGGTGCTCAAGTTGCTCGGTTCGGAGGCGGAGCTACGCGCGTGCGAACGCGCGCTGTCCGCTGCCGGCGCCGATGGACTCGTCCAACCCGCGCTGACCGGACCATATGAGCCGATGAACCTGGACCACTATTTCGCCAGTTGGTTCGAGCGCTATGCCCGCAGCTTCTCCGGCACCATCGCCGGCGGCACATCGGAGATCCAACGCAACATCATCGCCCAACGCGTGCTGGGTCTACCCCGCGGCTGA
- a CDS encoding acyl-CoA dehydrogenase family protein gives MLLEFDADQRLWQHTVRDVVTRQCPPSLVRGVAENGADSSPLWKVYVDLGWTELNEPARAVELAIVFEELGRATDPTPFLATMSQFAPLAADRFDPHQSGTAVYSGVTACRDAEGWVLDGTARHILDGDRVDRLAVATDAGVFIAGAGQASARREAVFDPVLHVADLSFCEVRVPDSARVTVDRERARHIALTGMAITMVGACQRILELVLDHVRNRHQFGVPIGSFQAVQHKAADMHVAVRRARALTYFAALTIAADDPRRRLAAAMAKAAAGECQELVFRHGLQLFGAMGFTWENDLQFALKRAKAGELMLGGAAEHRVQIAEEYRAADF, from the coding sequence ATGCTGTTGGAATTCGATGCTGATCAGCGGCTGTGGCAGCACACCGTTCGCGATGTCGTCACCAGGCAGTGTCCGCCGTCGCTGGTGCGCGGCGTCGCCGAGAACGGTGCCGACTCGAGCCCGCTATGGAAGGTCTACGTGGACCTCGGCTGGACCGAGCTGAACGAACCGGCCCGCGCGGTGGAGCTGGCAATTGTGTTCGAAGAGCTGGGCCGCGCCACCGATCCCACCCCATTCCTGGCGACGATGAGCCAGTTCGCCCCGTTGGCCGCCGACCGGTTCGATCCGCACCAGTCGGGTACCGCTGTGTATAGCGGTGTGACGGCGTGCCGGGACGCCGAGGGTTGGGTGTTGGACGGTACGGCGCGCCATATTCTCGACGGCGATCGCGTCGACAGGTTGGCGGTGGCGACCGATGCCGGAGTGTTCATCGCGGGGGCCGGTCAGGCGTCGGCTCGACGCGAAGCGGTATTCGACCCGGTTTTGCATGTCGCCGATCTGTCGTTCTGCGAGGTTCGAGTTCCCGACAGCGCCCGGGTAACGGTGGACCGGGAGCGGGCCCGTCATATCGCATTGACCGGCATGGCCATCACGATGGTCGGTGCCTGCCAACGTATTCTGGAGCTGGTGCTCGACCATGTCCGCAACCGTCATCAATTCGGCGTTCCGATCGGTTCATTCCAGGCCGTCCAGCACAAGGCCGCGGATATGCACGTCGCGGTGCGGCGAGCCCGGGCATTGACGTACTTTGCGGCGTTGACGATTGCGGCCGATGATCCCCGGCGGCGGTTGGCGGCCGCGATGGCCAAGGCGGCGGCGGGTGAGTGTCAAGAGCTGGTGTTCCGCCATGGCTTGCAGCTCTTCGGCGCAATGGGATTCACTTGGGAGAACGACCTGCAGTTCGCGCTCAAGCGGGCCAAAGCGGGTGAGCTCATGCTTGGCGGCGCGGCGGAGCATCGGGTGCAGATCGCCGAGGAATACCGTGCAGCTGACTTTTGA
- a CDS encoding nuclear transport factor 2 family protein: MVEAATTLCEIEAIKQLKARYCPTPGHQAVGRLLFTDGFVSDTSQSGGKLIRGADEFVSYVRNALGTQPTVHQVHALEIALTSATTAIGVWALEDVVRVAPAVNLNGRGHYHETYEKIDGRWLIKTSRLTRLREDVFNPLFSVRISPQLCKVGAAVARRFG, translated from the coding sequence ATGGTGGAGGCCGCAACAACGCTGTGCGAGATCGAGGCGATCAAGCAACTCAAGGCTCGATACTGCCCGACACCTGGACACCAAGCGGTGGGACGACTGCTCTTCACCGACGGTTTCGTGAGCGACACGTCGCAGTCCGGCGGGAAGCTGATCCGCGGTGCCGACGAGTTTGTGTCCTATGTGCGCAACGCCCTGGGAACACAGCCCACGGTGCATCAGGTGCACGCGCTGGAGATCGCGCTGACGTCGGCAACGACCGCGATCGGCGTATGGGCGCTCGAGGATGTGGTGCGGGTGGCCCCGGCCGTCAATCTCAATGGGCGCGGTCACTACCACGAAACCTATGAGAAGATCGACGGCCGCTGGCTCATCAAGACCTCCAGGCTGACCCGACTACGGGAGGATGTGTTCAATCCCCTTTTCTCCGTACGGATCTCGCCTCAACTGTGCAAGGTGGGCGCGGCCGTAGCACGCAGGTTCGGCTGA
- a CDS encoding DUF4189 domain-containing protein codes for MISVVPPIPPIPPITPEYGAIAIADNGTVGKAWNHRTRAQAEIDALTMCGHPSCQVISSFTQCGAVAYDGSTFHGGVGGTRHTAKNDAMARLGGGRIITSACN; via the coding sequence GTGATCTCCGTTGTGCCTCCCATCCCTCCGATCCCGCCGATCACCCCCGAGTATGGAGCGATCGCCATTGCCGACAACGGCACGGTGGGCAAGGCCTGGAACCACCGAACCCGAGCGCAGGCGGAGATCGACGCCCTGACAATGTGCGGCCACCCCAGTTGCCAGGTGATAAGCAGCTTCACCCAATGCGGCGCGGTTGCCTATGACGGCTCGACTTTCCACGGCGGAGTCGGAGGTACCCGCCACACCGCGAAGAACGACGCCATGGCCAGGCTCGGCGGCGGGCGGATCATCACCTCGGCCTGCAACTAG
- a CDS encoding amidohydrolase family protein, with protein sequence MIEHADGAQTPLIDASVHIFFGSNKDLRDFLHEPFKSRGFPDYEMDWYGAPGSEYAPNTEGPNRRDPGSDPEFVGNELFSHRGVDIAILHPMGRGIMPDRHLGTALHAAHNEMMVSRWLESDEFGDRFRGTIRVNPDDIAGALREIEKWRAHPRVVQIGVPLQSRELYGKPQFWPLWEAAAEANLPVAVHIESGEGVALPPTPSGHTRTYEQYVSFMALNYLYHLMNMIAEGVFERFASLKFVWADGAADFLTPFIWRMDVFGRPHLEQTPWAPRIPSDYLPGHVYFVQGSLDGPGDAEFAGEWFGFTGKDDMVMFGSSYPHWQCADAGRLPAALSAEQREKLCWRNAANLYEIDISVDLATR encoded by the coding sequence GTGATCGAACACGCCGACGGAGCACAAACGCCCCTCATCGACGCGAGCGTGCACATCTTCTTCGGATCCAACAAAGACCTGCGCGACTTCCTGCACGAGCCGTTCAAGAGCCGTGGATTCCCCGATTATGAGATGGATTGGTACGGGGCGCCGGGTAGCGAGTACGCCCCGAACACTGAAGGCCCCAACCGCCGCGATCCAGGATCGGATCCGGAATTCGTTGGCAATGAACTATTTTCACACCGCGGCGTCGACATCGCGATACTGCATCCGATGGGGCGGGGCATCATGCCGGACCGGCACCTCGGCACCGCGCTGCACGCGGCCCACAACGAGATGATGGTGTCACGCTGGCTGGAGTCCGACGAGTTCGGTGACCGGTTCCGCGGCACTATCCGGGTGAATCCCGACGATATCGCGGGCGCGCTGCGCGAGATCGAGAAGTGGCGTGCGCACCCGCGCGTAGTCCAGATCGGGGTACCGCTGCAATCCCGCGAGCTCTACGGCAAGCCCCAGTTCTGGCCCCTGTGGGAAGCCGCCGCCGAAGCCAACCTTCCGGTCGCGGTCCACATCGAATCCGGCGAGGGCGTCGCGCTTCCGCCGACACCCTCCGGGCATACGCGGACCTACGAGCAGTACGTCAGCTTCATGGCGCTCAACTACCTGTACCACCTGATGAACATGATCGCCGAGGGAGTCTTCGAGCGGTTCGCCAGCTTGAAGTTCGTGTGGGCCGATGGTGCCGCGGACTTTCTGACGCCGTTCATCTGGCGGATGGACGTGTTCGGCAGGCCGCATCTGGAACAGACACCCTGGGCGCCGCGGATACCCAGTGACTACCTGCCCGGCCATGTGTACTTCGTCCAGGGCAGCCTCGATGGCCCCGGCGATGCCGAGTTCGCCGGTGAGTGGTTCGGCTTCACCGGCAAGGACGACATGGTGATGTTCGGCTCCAGCTATCCACACTGGCAGTGCGCCGACGCAGGCAGGCTACCCGCAGCCCTGTCCGCCGAACAACGCGAGAAGCTGTGTTGGCGCAACGCTGCCAACCTCTACGAGATCGACATTTCTGTCGACCTGGCGACGCGCTAG
- a CDS encoding amidohydrolase family protein, whose protein sequence is MTLTHTQERVPAAERIAVRCVDSDVHPVPKRGEITQYIPEPWRSEFFAEHKVGELIYYDAPDYAHSYAMRVDTFPPDGEFPGSDPDMAFRQLIMEAGSDIAILEPGGRTPRLPGAHQAFSCALNDWQANHWLDSHNNWHQRWRGSICVAIEDPDGAAAEIERWAGHPYMGQILLKAEPRPSWGHPSYDPVWAAATKHDITVSCHLSRSNYEMLPMPPVGFPSYNHDFMVTYSLLAANQVMSLIFDGVFDRFPTLRIVLVEHAFTWILPLMWRMDAIYKARKTRMNIKRKPSDYVKQHIKFTTQPLDYPEDKTELTRALEWMECDKILLYSSDYPHWTFDDPRWLVKHLPKAARDAVMFKNGIATYHLPETVPVLEGQTRVF, encoded by the coding sequence ATGACGCTGACTCACACGCAGGAACGGGTTCCCGCCGCCGAGCGCATAGCCGTGCGGTGCGTCGACTCGGACGTCCACCCGGTGCCCAAACGAGGCGAGATCACCCAGTACATACCGGAGCCCTGGCGAAGCGAGTTCTTCGCCGAACACAAGGTCGGCGAGCTGATCTACTACGACGCCCCGGACTACGCGCACAGCTACGCCATGCGGGTGGACACCTTCCCACCCGACGGCGAATTCCCCGGCAGTGACCCGGATATGGCGTTCCGCCAGCTGATCATGGAAGCCGGCTCCGACATCGCGATCCTAGAGCCGGGCGGTCGAACACCTCGGCTGCCCGGCGCACACCAGGCGTTCTCGTGCGCACTCAATGACTGGCAGGCCAATCACTGGCTGGATAGCCACAACAACTGGCACCAGCGCTGGCGAGGCTCGATCTGCGTGGCGATCGAGGATCCCGACGGCGCCGCCGCCGAGATCGAACGGTGGGCCGGGCACCCCTACATGGGGCAGATCCTGTTAAAGGCCGAACCGCGCCCCTCGTGGGGGCACCCAAGCTACGACCCGGTCTGGGCGGCTGCCACCAAACACGACATCACCGTGAGCTGCCATCTGTCGCGCAGCAACTACGAAATGCTGCCCATGCCGCCGGTAGGCTTTCCCAGCTACAACCACGATTTCATGGTGACCTACTCGCTGCTGGCCGCCAACCAGGTGATGAGCCTGATCTTCGACGGTGTCTTCGATCGGTTCCCGACGCTGCGCATTGTGCTCGTCGAGCACGCCTTCACCTGGATTCTGCCGCTGATGTGGCGCATGGACGCGATCTACAAAGCGCGCAAGACGCGTATGAACATCAAGCGCAAGCCGTCGGACTACGTCAAGCAGCACATCAAATTCACCACGCAACCGCTGGACTACCCGGAAGACAAGACCGAGTTGACTCGCGCGTTGGAGTGGATGGAGTGCGACAAGATCCTGCTGTACTCCTCCGACTACCCGCACTGGACCTTCGACGACCCGCGCTGGTTGGTCAAACACCTTCCCAAGGCTGCCCGAGATGCGGTCATGTTCAAAAACGGCATCGCGACTTATCACCTACCGGAAACGGTTCCAGTTCTCGAGGGTCAGACCCGGGTGTTCTGA
- a CDS encoding Rieske (2Fe-2S) protein has product MPKESTRPRLAQGREHVVATVDEIPPGTHKLVPIGRHGVGVYNVNGSFYAIANYCPHQGGPLCSGRARGRTVVDETAAGDAVMVRDQEYIYCPWHQWGFELATGTTAVKPEWSIRTYPVRVVGNDVLVMA; this is encoded by the coding sequence ATGCCCAAGGAGAGTACGCGACCCCGCCTTGCTCAGGGCCGCGAACACGTCGTCGCGACGGTGGACGAGATTCCGCCGGGTACCCACAAACTGGTGCCGATCGGCCGGCACGGAGTGGGAGTGTACAACGTCAACGGCAGCTTCTACGCCATCGCGAACTACTGCCCGCACCAGGGTGGTCCGCTGTGCTCGGGGCGCGCCCGGGGACGCACCGTCGTTGACGAGACCGCCGCTGGTGACGCCGTCATGGTCCGCGATCAGGAATACATTTACTGCCCTTGGCATCAATGGGGATTCGAACTCGCGACCGGTACCACCGCGGTCAAGCCGGAGTGGAGCATCCGCACCTACCCGGTCCGCGTGGTCGGCAACGACGTGCTGGTGATGGCGTGA